The sequence AGAGTAGACATTAGACtgcgagagtaggacctgccaaagatggggtacattgatgttgtggcaggcttatgcaatgtatgatcatataatgtaactaaatccccattattttttgcctagattaggtgtttaaaaaaaacaaaaaaaaacctttagaaaaaaactttaaaaaaaaaacttataacatctgtcaacattgaagttgctgtttaggagataggagagtgtgctggatcttgtgtattgtttattgtataatatggcccccagcagcatcccatttaagcatgttcaggtgagtgcaaccaccccctccccccccctgtttcATTTGTGATATTCttaaagtggtcagctgacatgCTTAGCCAATTACAGCCACTGCTGCTCAGGTAATTGCTTCCTCATTATTTCAATCAGCACTGAGGGGATGGGCTGCTAGagactctcatttagcattaaaatacaaaaaaaaagtttaatactgATTGGAAGGAAGACGGCTCCAGTGCctatctacagtgtccctttaaaggacaccTGTCACCTTAACTGGTTTTTCATATCCTTTCATaaagtcagattttttttatttttttaaagtgtatttatACAAATGAAAGAAACTCATCTCTACCTTTCCTATATGACAGAAacattcagccatatacatgcaccttgggtcaggcaGTCTTTGAAAACCAACAGTCGCTATAGTCTTCCctgcttctgtgcagggagtgaagcagggaaggcCACTGAGACTAATTGTCGCTTTTAAAACACCcatggtgcatgtatatggctggagGATCCAGTcaaatactaaaggtagggatgagtttttcagatttgttctggtgagtatagtcagtacctgcaggctttttgcattaaacgctgtattttcagagaaaaggaagtgtttacattacagcctagggataactccactgaccactcctcacaTGGCTACACTGaatttcaatgcatctttataaggcaatgctgattggccagggctgtttcgcttgtgctggctctgcccctgatctgcctccttggaagtttcggccaatccaatgctttcctatgagaaagcattgtgattggctttgatcaacacttttgatgatgtcaaccaagcaggcagatcaggggcagagccagcagcagcagactgaaataaagatAGGGTTTTACTATAATTAGgaggtcaggggggctagatggtgattttaacactattggtTTAGGAATACCTTTAAGTGACGGAAAACAAAAGAACCCTCCCTAAAGGGATTCTCCTGTAACTTATCACTATGCTACTTTCCATGTATTTTTCACGCGTACATGGGGTAATATAGGACGATCTGATGCTAATGTACTGGCAGTGAAGCTAGCTTGTCAATGTTATCAGTGAGGATTTCCCTGTTTAAGGAAGTGCCTATAAACTGGGCCAGTTGCACTAAAGGACGGTGGTCGTTACATCAGTAATATAAACCTTATAGATTAgcggtatgggggggggggggggcgtcaagTGCGTACTCGTATAACAGTTACCGAACCAAATATTGGTATCTCTTTGACAAGTTCACTTTAAATGTGCTGGTGAATTCCTGAAAATCCATATTTAAATTTAATAGACCTGACAGCTTTTCACAATAATAGTTGGATATATTTCGTGTGATTTCCTGTTTTACATGGGGGAAAAATGCACATGGGACTTCAGTAACCAAAAAAGAAaaccaataaaattaaattttacttcTTTTTTCCGCAATGAAATGAGCACTATAAGACCATTTTgaaataatagattttttttatcacGTTTTCTTTCACTATTATTTTGCATTATCTTGGTAAGTAATACAAATGGTAACAATCTAAATCCAGATTGtagtaacaaaaaaaataccGAAATGTGTAAAGGAAGATGAGCATTTTTCAAGGCACtgtaatttttaaattttatttgtttaagtTTTCTTTTATAAACTTTATATATTTAGGCACTTCTTCATAATTGTCTTTCTACATGCTACTGTTACAGTCATTTCAAACTTCAACTACTCAGAGAAGACTTATAGCTGGTGTAATTGATAGaatcatttttgtaatttttgctGCACTAAAATATAGGTTAACCTATCCCAGCCCAGGCAATTTAGTCCTGCAAAGCTTTAATTAACTGCTAGTATTTTTTCTGTCTTTGtacctttattttaaattttatatctttaaatcctttaaccccttaaggacacatggcatgtgtgacatgtcatgattcccttttattccagaagtttggtccttaagggggttaataaCTAAGGTTAATCCATCTCTGCTGGTTGCAGCCTGCTGTTGGCACTCCCATCTCGTTCTTCATCATAGTCGAGCAACAGTCTGTGCAAAATtgctatgtatgtatatgttagcTAACATGATAATACAAAGTTCTGCATAGCTAAGAGAGCAAAATTGTGGTGGTGGGGAGTCCAGATGAAAATGAATCCTGTAATATTCCAATGGACTTTACAAACAAGCTAGTTATACCGCAGTACAGTATATATTATTGATTTGAATTTTAACTATACTCATCATTTGTCATTTCAGCTTGTTTTGATGCTGTGAAGAGTGTCCACTACACAAAATGAAGATGTTCCTGAATGTGGTGAATGAGTCCAGATGGTGGTCCTTCCTGTCATTAGTTTTCCTCTGCTTGGGATTTTCCCAGGCCTCAGAAATTACATTTGAGCTGCCTGATAATGCAAAGCAGTGTTTCTATGAGGATATCACACAGGGAACGAAGTGTACCCTGGAATTCCAGGTAAATACAACTGGAGCATGTTGACTTTTTTCCATCCACTACTGCTATAGTCCACCTTCATAAATGAGTATGGGCTTTGGCTGCAGTAAGCACCTTGCATCAATGCATAGTGCTTGGCATGACTTTTCAATGGTCTGATAGCATGTCTGTATTAGAAAACTCCATTCATAACTGGACGTTGTAACATTACACAATTTGCAAGTGTGTGGTCTTCCGACTCTTAATGGTAGTTTGGTTGAATGTGGTTCCATTATAAAGGACAGTGTCTCTGCTATGTTTTTTAAATTCATGTCAGTGAATGCATATGTGCAAAATAATGTCTTTGTGGAGGTTTCTGTCCAGCCTTTGATTTTGCTTAGTTTTCTAAAGATTTTATTGCAGTGTAGATCGTTACTGTTAATCATATGCCTTTTCTCCAGTCTGCAGAGTAGATGTGCTGATGCGTtgattttctatttatttgaacTGAGCTTTCCCCTTTTATATTAACTATACATTAATTGAAAGCTAGATTGTCTATAGCTGATTTAACTTTTGacattttccataaaaaaaataacaaattgcaGTACATCTGTTTAACCCAACCAGTCAAACTGGTTTTTGTAGGTAAGCTTAAATCCATTCAGTGGTTTCTATTATTTGCTTAAACTTAGCCATACTTTCATTATGTTTAGACAAAAGATAGTACACATATTCTTTGCAAACAAAAAGGCAGACAGTGTTATAGAATACATTTTTGTGCATgaattgcaaagaaaaaaaaaaatttaaaaccatGCACAAACACAAGTGCGAAAGCTTAAAAATTTATATTATACTACATTatagaaattatttttattattactgtataGGATACaacgttgtattcctagcactatagtttccctttaaatgtgctCCTTTTTTTTTGATGCGGAGGGCTGAGTCCATTATGCAGTCTTATTCACATTTCTCTTAAATGTCCTTGTGTGTGGAGTACACTTGACTCTATTCCAGGACAATAGTGTGATACCTCAACACTTATCAGCATTTTACATTGCACTTTCAGAGGAGcaaattaacatttaaaaaaataaaataaataaatgtatttccaTTCTCAAATTGAATGCGAGCAACCATGCAGAAGACAAAGTGTATATATGGTAAAAGACAAGTTCAGATATACaattgaaaaatagaaaaacaggAGACGGTATAAAGGAATGTCATTTGGATCCCATGATAGAAAGAAACATAAGATCAATAGGCAAAAGGGATTATCAAGTCTGCCCCTGAATGGAAACCCAAGGAATCCAATATCTTCTGAAAATAAATGGTTGAGTAATATAATAGGGCCAGTTATCTATTTGAGACTTATCAGAAACTTTCAGTAGTGTGTTTTGGAAAGACgtcacatagaatgtgacggcagataagaaccattcggcccatctagtctgcccaattttttaaatactttcattagtccctggcctattTTATAGctagtatagccttatgcctatcccacgcatgcttaaactcctttactgtgttaacctctaccacttccctCTCAgtaatccactaccctctcacaaTAGTCGAATTCCAGTCAGATTAACATTTTAATTTGGTTGTGGTAATAAGATCATCTTGGTCACATTTTGCCGTATTGACAGTGTGCACTATCAAGTGTGTAGATAAACCCGTTCTGATTCCTTTGACTTTATATAAAGTACTTTTACATCCGATGGATTGGAATGATTATAGTCTGTACCTGTTCACTAAGCTCTCTCAATTGGTTTGTCTCCTTGACCAGAAATGCATGGCACTATTGCCTGTAACACCTGAGTTTCTGTATATGTTCATATCCTGCTTTTCTTATCAAACTAATGAAAAATGTGTGAATCTATATGATGAGCTCTGATTTCAAAACACTTGGCTTTTTGAACCCATCTCCCTTGCACTTCACCCTAATTTATTGTATATACTTTGTAAACTGGCATAATTCAGCTCTTTGCCTTCCCTAGCAGAGAAatcagcaatatttttttttcttctttgcattttatttcacgtataaaattaaattaaaggggcactaagaCCATTTctgctaattgaagtagtctgcgTAAAACattctagagaaactgcaatgtttacattgcagcactaagacagccactagatgcacttCCTCAATTTTAAGACTTTTAGTCCGGgtaactctgcatgaggacatccaacatccgctattttcccataggaaagcattgattcagtgcttttctatagggaggtctaatacGCACCCTCTATTTTCCGTGGCGGTGTGCGAGGTAGAGGGCAGACCTGGAAAACGGCTTTGTgtgcctggcactatagtatcccttctaAATAAAATTTACGTTATTTTAAATGTTAACGTTTAGTAATGATATACTCTTATAGTGCATTTAAATGCAGAGAGAGAAATTAAAATGTTTATGATTGGACTATTCTGCCCCTTAAGTGACTAAGGGATGTTATTggacatctgaagggttaaatagGTCTGTGAATGTGCATGTTTCTGATAAAGCTCTATAATTCTTCCGGAAGTCCTGTTACAACAAACATGCGAAAAGGGAagtcattttttccatttttttgttcTAAAAACCTGTAACAAATAGGAGCACAGGAGTTTACCTGAAACTCAAAGCAAGTACTCGGTTACATAGACTGGAAACAAAGACTTGCATTTATCAAGTTCAACCTTTGTCacatctgtttcttttttttatgttgatCCAAAAGCAGGCAGAAAGAAAAATAGTATGAAGTATcaagctagtaaaaaaaaaaaaaatcctcgaccccagaatgacagtcagatctcTCTTTGGTTTAAAAAGCTGTTACCCCTAGTAGGCAATACAATTACTAGTGTGGTAATTATATTGCCTACAGCAGAGCTTAACATTCCCACTAGCCACTggcgagtagaaattcaccccatGTAAATGTGCCATTGTCCCTCCAGGCTTgaagtggcaagtaacttttttttgacaatctttattttgttttacgttGTACAGGTGTTGTAAAAAGCAGTGATACATGACAACAGCAACGAAAGAAGTTATTGCGAttgtacatcaagcatgtcattAGACAAATATTCACAAGGCACCTCTCAGAAAATATAGTTAAGAACAAGTAATCACTAATGCTAGTTCAAGTGCAATTATCAGCTTCCACAAATGAATACCTATACCTCGCTATGTTAGGGGGAGCCGGGGTATATTGAACCAAGAGGGGAGCATAGTAGCAATTCCTTATGTGATACAACAGCAAACAGTGAACGAGCAGTAATAAGTGTAGGAAACTGTTAGCGAACTTGGCAACATATGATAGAATTGGTGCGATCAATGCATTACAGGATGTGTGGGTAAATCGTGTTGATAAGGTGTTGCCGGTTCGGCAATAGCAAAGCATGAGGTCAAGTCACTCAGCTGCGTATAATCTGGGCGTTAGTCTATGTCTTCCGTGCTACAAGTCGCGTCAGGGTATGGTCCCCGCGGTAGGGTCGGTGTACTCCAGCCTCGGAGTACGGACCAGTGTGGTGGTGTGGTCTTCAGCCTATAGACCTGGACCCTGTGGGTCGTGCTTGTATGTGTGGTCACAGATAATGAGGTCCGTGTAAGTAGGAAATTGTGGTGTCTTATCGGGGCGGTCCTGGTGTGAGTAGCTCTTCGGTTTGGTGGGTCTGACGTCTACTTTGTCGGGGGCCGACTCGTGAGTATTGTCACGGGGTCAACCTTTAAAGGGTGGTTGTCAGAGGGGTTAGGAAGGTCAGTTCTCGGGCGGTGGCATATCCGTCCATCTGGTCAGTTGGGTGGAGAAGGGGGAAGGTGGTGGGGATAGGGAGAGCAAGAGGGGGTGAGGTGGAGGCCCTTGGTTCCCCGCCCCGCCCATCGTGAGGTACCATAGCCAAGGCGTCCAAGTACATTTCTCTTGTCTGTCATGCAGTgctgccgtgagtgattccatgtTGTATATCTCTCCCACCTTGTCCATCCACTGCCAGAGTGTGGGCGCATCCTTTTGTTTCCACCTAGTTGGGATTATTGTAATGGCTGCTGTCAGTAGGTGTTTTATTAAGGATTTTTTGTATGCTGAGATGGTCATGTCTGTGTGATGTAGTAGCATGGTGAGGGGTTGGAATGGCAGGGCAATGTCTGTTATGAGTCGGATGGACTCTCTAATCATTGTCCAGAAGGGGGCGATGTcggggcagctccaccagatgtggagaaaGGAGCCGTCAGAGGCTCCGCATCTCTAGCATTCTTCTGGTATCTCTGCATCTATACGGTGCAGAACATCTGGGGTCCTATACCAGTGTGTGAGAATCTTAAAGCATGTCTCCTGGAttttggagctgatggagcatttatgCGTCAATATAAAGATCTTATCCCATTCCTGGTCTGTGAGCATggtccctgtctctttctcccatctagTTACGTATCTGGGGTGTGTCAGGTGTTCTCCGTTAAGGAGGGTTGTGTGTAGCATGGAGACTCCCCTTTCAGGGTGAGTTCGGGTTGTGCACAGAGTTTTGAACTGCGTGGGGGGTCTGTGAAGACATTGTTTGTTTGGGAAGGTCGCATAGTATGCCCGTATTTGAAGATAGTGGAGGTGATCTAGGCCTGTGGGCGTTTTGTCACCAAGGTTATCCGTCAAAGGCCAAAGTTGGTTCTCCTGCAGTAGCTGTTGGAAGCTGAGCCAGTTGGTGTCAGTATATGAGTGTAGGTCTGCGGGTGTGAGTCCCCCTCCGATCCTCGggttatgtgtgatgggtgtgagggggCCGTCTGTGGTGTTGAGTTGGTGTGAGTATCGTAGTGAGCACCAGACCCGTAGCGTGGCGTCGATCATTGGGTTGCCCGTTCGTAGAGATCCCAACGAGAGGGAGCTAAGCCAGAGGCGGGAGGGGAGCGTGCCTCCCGTCTGCGCTTGTTCCATGGGGACCCATAGCTTGACCATGGGACGTGCATGCCAATCTATCACCCTGAGTAAGTGCGCTGCGTGATAGTATCCCTGGTAGGACGGGAGACCccgcgcccctcccccccccgcccccgggttttggggtgcTGTAGCAGCGCCTTGCTCACTCTGCTCTCTTTCCCGTTCCATACGCATTGTCGTATCGCCGTGTTTAGTGTGCGGAAGAAGGTTCTAGGTATAGTAATGGGGATCGTTTGAAACAGAAGGCGCGGGAGCACATTCATCTTCACGGCATTAATCCGGCCGAACCAGGAGACGTAGAGGCCCTTCCATCGCCGTAGGTCCGACTGTAAGATTGAGAGTATGGTGAGGAAATTTAACTGGTATAGAAGTGTCAGGTCACTGGGCAACCAGACGCCAAGATATTTTATTCTCGCACCACGAGAAATGGAACTGCGATCGTAGATGTGTGACTCTCCGCTGTGAGCGAGATCGGCAGGGCTTCTGACTTGCTCATATTCAGCTTAAGGTTGGAGATGTCGCCAAAGTCCCTGAAGGCTCATAGGAGGTTGGGGAATGAGATCGCGGGGTTGTCCAGGAAAAATAGCatgtcgtccgcgtatgcggccacggcaagtaacttttaaggcctgacTAGTAGCATAGGGTTTGAAATTTCAAGCCTTGCCCTACAGCATAGAATATTTATTGAAAAACCTAGGACCCCAATATTATCCTaaattggtaaaaaataaaaaaagtgtatgGTTGAACCTAGATGTAGTCAAACTATCCCCTGGATCCATACTGTCTAATGTTAATGTAATTGagatatatttttgaaaatatatttaatttttaataaatatcttCATAATAATAAAGTGTCTTTTCTGCAGCAGATACTGAGGCCAATAGTCCTCCACTATTCTCTtaaaccaaaaattattttaGACATCATTATTTGTGATGCCTATTTTAATTTCgagtttcatatatttttttgttgttcatGATCTTCTGTATTAAAACTGAAACTTAAATTATTACTAGGCATGTATTTTTTACTTTGTCAGTATGGGCGCCAGTTTCAATGAGTCACTGGCCATTGCTTTTAATATCCAAGCAAACATGGGTGTGTATGTAGTACATGCCTATACCTGTTGGTAAGATAGTCATCTTATTAGCTCTTTCTTAAAAGTAACCACACTAGAAATTAAGAGATGAGAATTCAGATGTTAATGTATATTTATGATGACTTTCTGCTAGCTGTTGTATACGGCATAACAGCATTTACAGTAAGGACATTGTACTGAACAATGGCCATACAACAGTTGTTGGAGAAGAGCAAACTTGATCCTCTGTCTTCCTCCAAAGTTTTCCTTAGCTCTTTTAAGTATGTCTGACAAGCAGTGCGTGGCTTAACCGATAGGTAGTTCTTTTGTTTCTGAAGCGTTACAAACCTGCAGTGTATTAAAGCAAACTATTTGAAGTTAGCTGTCCTAGCAGATGTCATTAAATGGGTTACTGTCGCACCATTTACATATTCTTAGTGGAAGTCATTCAACTTCCGGTTTCCTTACAGCAATTGTGAAATCTCACACTTGTCTCCTTGCTTCAGGTGATCACTGGTGGACATTATGATGTTGATTGTCGACTTGAAGATCCAGATGGTGTTGTGTTGTACAAGGAAATGAAGAAACAGTATGACAGCTTCACCTTCACTGCTTCTCGTGATGGTGCCTACATGTTCTGCTTCAGTAATGAGTTCTCAACATTCACCCACAAGACTGTGTACTTCGATTTCCAAGTTGGAGAAGACCCTCCACTGTTCCCCATTGAGAACCGGGCTACTGCTCTCACTCAGGTTAGTGCATATAAAGACCAAGCAATGGCACAGTGGAATAATCCAGTGCAATGTTGATCAAACTCCCCACCATcaggacacattttcctcttatGTCTTTAGCTGTTAGTTCAAGCGTACAAAATAACATTATTGGCTCTATTTATGTATGACTGGCTTTTGTATCATGCAGTTACATATGATTCAAGTATGTTAGAATGAGGGGTTCATCTTTACTAGTTAGTGGTACCTAAATTAACTATATATGTAGATAATGTTCCTTTGATAGCAGTAACATTACAACTATCTCAGAATataagtattttatatttttaatgaacAAAAGCTTAGAGGAACACAGAAGCTTTTCGGTAACTCCTCGCTcatgtctcaaaatagtttttgctcacttatgCCGTTACAGAGAGAACCGGGTCCAGACTAATCCCATTCATATAGGCATTCCAGAATTAAAATGCcagcaagcatttttttttttatatatttttttttttgcttgagaGGCAATGCAATCCTGGATGGTtgttttggctttctttgggcctcgtcagtgagtTGTAGCGGATACCCCTCTAGATACAGTGAGCACGTCTGGATTACCATTTataattttgagacctgagcattGATTTTGTGAAAGGCAAGCTAATGtgcttctctaagcttttgtccgttttcatattctctgtttttattgcaatgcattaacttggctctctcgaagttaaaagggtaatccagatattGACCCCGTGCACACTGTCCCCAAAGAAGGCCGAAACGATCGTCCGGGATTGCTGTATCTctttggactgcccttatgggtgggatcagtctgatatgcaatgcAGTTAATTTGGAGGGTTTCCtgttaggagtcaattcaaagtgctaacccatacattcaaagcactgaacaattccagcccctcttatatctcttcactgatccagaagtatgcccctcctcgtaccctccgctctgcccgcgaccacctcctgaccgctgctcgcacctgtacggccaactcacgcttgcaggacctctcacgggcggctcctctcctatggaataacttgcctactgccatcagactctcccctagtcttcaatcatttaagaagggccttaaaacccatctcttcaggaaagcgtatggcctcccttacatacctgtctcttgctctctcctatgggacagtgctttactctctcctccagctctgcttcactcctacttgatatttcctatcctaatgtttctaataccc comes from Pelobates fuscus isolate aPelFus1 chromosome 5, aPelFus1.pri, whole genome shotgun sequence and encodes:
- the TMED7 gene encoding transmembrane emp24 domain-containing protein 7 yields the protein MKMFLNVVNESRWWSFLSLVFLCLGFSQASEITFELPDNAKQCFYEDITQGTKCTLEFQVITGGHYDVDCRLEDPDGVVLYKEMKKQYDSFTFTASRDGAYMFCFSNEFSTFTHKTVYFDFQVGEDPPLFPIENRATALTQMESACVSIHEALKSVIDYQTHFRLREAQGRSRAEDLNTRVAYWSIGEAIILLVVSIGQVFLLKSFFSDKRTTTTRVGS